A genomic segment from Roseibium algicola encodes:
- a CDS encoding SAM-dependent methyltransferase, protein MSEPIVLTKENFRAELKGTPRLAKMAAGLALKIRYGSLEVQFPDGRRFHIKGQEDGPHGVLKIHNWAFFRMVVQAGDVGVGEAFMAGYWSSPDVTTFLEVFCINQESTLEALQGKPFTRFLMSVRHWLNSNTKRGSKRNISAHYDLGNAFYREWLDPSMTYSSAIYSNETNNLEQAQTEKYASLVRQTGITPDHKVLEIGCGWGGFAEYVAKSVGANVRALTISQEQFDYARERIYKAGLNDKVEVVFQDYRDENGVFDRIASIEMFEAVGEKYWPTYFRQLSKCLKPGGKAGLQIITIQDKMFEDYRRGTDFIQRYIFPGGMLPPPGRLAEIGKSLGLDLMDQKIFGQDYARTLAEWRQSFRQAWPRISPLGFDERFKRLWEFYLHYCEAGFRSGNIDVRQMVYVKSA, encoded by the coding sequence ATGAGTGAGCCGATTGTTCTGACCAAGGAAAACTTCCGCGCGGAGTTGAAGGGTACTCCACGCCTCGCCAAAATGGCGGCCGGCCTTGCCCTCAAAATCCGCTACGGGTCTCTTGAAGTTCAATTTCCAGACGGTCGAAGGTTCCATATCAAAGGGCAGGAAGATGGCCCACACGGTGTTCTCAAGATCCATAACTGGGCGTTTTTCCGGATGGTCGTCCAAGCAGGCGACGTTGGTGTCGGAGAAGCCTTCATGGCGGGGTACTGGTCGTCGCCCGACGTGACCACATTTCTGGAAGTTTTCTGCATAAACCAGGAATCGACGCTGGAAGCTCTCCAGGGGAAGCCGTTTACACGTTTTTTGATGTCGGTACGCCACTGGCTGAACTCCAACACCAAACGCGGGTCGAAGCGTAACATCTCGGCGCACTATGACCTCGGAAATGCATTTTACCGGGAATGGCTCGATCCTTCGATGACCTATTCCTCGGCGATCTACAGCAACGAAACCAACAATCTGGAACAGGCCCAAACCGAGAAATACGCTTCTCTGGTACGGCAGACGGGCATTACTCCCGATCACAAGGTTCTGGAAATCGGGTGTGGCTGGGGCGGTTTTGCGGAATATGTCGCAAAATCGGTTGGTGCCAACGTGCGAGCATTGACCATCTCGCAGGAACAATTCGATTACGCGCGCGAGCGGATCTACAAGGCCGGCCTCAACGACAAGGTTGAAGTGGTCTTCCAAGACTATCGCGACGAAAATGGCGTGTTCGACAGGATAGCCTCCATCGAGATGTTCGAGGCCGTCGGTGAAAAATACTGGCCGACCTACTTCCGGCAATTGTCGAAGTGCCTCAAGCCGGGTGGCAAGGCGGGCCTGCAGATCATCACGATCCAGGACAAGATGTTCGAGGACTATCGCAGAGGCACAGACTTCATCCAGCGTTATATCTTTCCAGGTGGAATGCTGCCTCCGCCCGGTCGTCTGGCGGAAATCGGCAAGTCCCTGGGCCTAGACCTTATGGATCAGAAGATCTTCGGCCAGGACTATGCGAGAACGCTTGCAGAATGGCGGCAGAGCTTCCGACAGGCCTGGCCAAGGATCAGTCCGCTGGGTTTTGACGAGCGCTTCAAGCGCCTCTGGGAGTTTTACCTGCATTATTGCGAGGCAGGCTTCCGGTCCGGCAATATCGATGTTCGCCAGATGGTCTACGTCAAATCTGCCTGA
- a CDS encoding SDR family NAD(P)-dependent oxidoreductase: protein MPKTNYIAQADHGCAWITGASSGIGRELALDLARSGWKVIVTARSEQELAELENQSKTLAGSIHALPGDVTKTDLMSDHVKKIQQDFGGLSLLVANAGIYLPQDGLDAEADAFRKSFDVNLMGTVNVLLPAITAMKAAGRGQIAVVSSVAGYGGLPTSAAYGATKAGLINLVESLKFDLDLAGIRIQIISPGFVDTPATKSNPFPMPYLMSPEEAVEEIRKGLSHPARFEIAFPRKFVRQLKLLRWLPYSAYFALVARSTGWNKKKAG, encoded by the coding sequence TTGCCCAAGACAAATTATATTGCCCAAGCTGATCACGGTTGCGCCTGGATCACGGGAGCAAGTTCCGGTATCGGTCGGGAGCTTGCACTTGACCTCGCCCGTTCGGGCTGGAAGGTCATTGTAACTGCCCGCTCTGAGCAGGAGTTGGCGGAGCTGGAGAACCAGTCCAAGACGCTTGCCGGTTCAATTCATGCGCTGCCAGGGGATGTCACGAAGACGGACCTCATGTCCGACCACGTGAAAAAGATTCAGCAGGACTTCGGCGGTTTGAGCCTGCTCGTGGCAAATGCGGGCATTTATCTGCCGCAGGATGGCCTCGATGCCGAAGCAGACGCATTTCGCAAAAGCTTTGATGTGAACCTCATGGGGACGGTCAATGTGCTTCTGCCGGCAATCACAGCCATGAAGGCGGCGGGCAGGGGGCAGATCGCAGTGGTGTCGTCTGTGGCAGGTTATGGCGGTTTGCCGACGTCAGCTGCATACGGTGCCACCAAGGCGGGGCTGATCAACCTTGTTGAATCCTTGAAATTCGATCTGGACCTTGCCGGGATCCGAATTCAGATCATCAGTCCCGGTTTTGTCGATACGCCGGCAACAAAGTCCAATCCGTTTCCAATGCCTTATCTGATGTCTCCGGAAGAGGCTGTCGAGGAAATCAGGAAAGGCCTGTCCCATCCAGCCCGTTTCGAGATTGCATTTCCGCGTAAATTTGTTCGGCAACTGAAGCTCTTGCGCTGGTTGCCGTACAGTGCCTATTTCGCGCTGGTCGCCCGGTCCACGGGTTGGAACAAGAAAAAGGCCGGGTGA